GTCGTAAGAGCCCTCATCGGATGAGTAGGATGAGACCGGTGAGCCGGCCATGGAGTTCATATCGTTGGAGTAGTTGGGGGAGATGGTAGGCGACAGGACGCCGGCCTGGAAGGCGGCGCTCACCGCGTCGTGCTCGTCGAGGAGCTGCTGCAGCGCGCGGATGTACTCGACCGCCGAGCGCAGCGTCTCCACCTTGCTCATCTTCTTGTTGGCTGCGCCGTTGGGGACGTGCTCTCGTAGGGTGGCAAAGCCCAGGTTGACCAATTTGACGCGGTTGCGCTCGCGCTCGTTGCGGCGCGCCACGGCGGCCGGCTGCTGCTGCGGCAGGCTGTAGCCGAAGCCGCTGAAGTTGAGCCGGCGTTTGCAGCGCATCAGTTCCGGCGAGGATGAGCGCTGTCGCTTGACTTGCTTGGGCGCTGACTTATGACCGCCCCCTGAGGGCTGGCCTTCGGTCGCGGGCTCAGCTGCGGTTGCCTGCTGCTGTTGCTGCGCGCTTttgcgccgccgccgccgctgccgctgccgccgcggcggcggcggtggcgaaGAAGCAGGCTGCCGGCTGCAGGAAGGGCTGCTGGGGCTGCGGCTGGGGCTGCTGGCCCGCGCCGCCACTCTCCATCTTGGCAGAGCTCTCCATGCGCAGCGGCCGCCAAGGAGTCGCGGAATCCGAGAGTGCGGGGACGTGGGGCGCGCGAGGCGGGGGCGAGGGCACAGACAGGACTTGGGTGCACAaacaagagagggaaagaaggggaGAGATGAAAAGGGAGCCCGGAGAGAAGTTTAAAAATTGCAAAATCCCAGGGAGACTTCTTAGGGTGGAAGCAAAGAAGGTGCAAAtgcttttcctcctccctccccgcctcctccctcccctcctcccttcgCGGGTTGGCTTCAGGAGCCTCGCGTGGCGCTCGCGTGTGAGGCTGCAGCTAGCGcgttctggtaaaaaaaaaaaaaaaaaaaaagaaagaaagaaataaagaaaaaggcagaagaagAAGCGAAAGTCGGTTCTGAGCGCGCTCTGCTGAGTCTCCCGCTCTCTCTCCCCCTTTGGCTGCGCTCTCTTGCGCCGGATCTCGGTCTCTCCAGCCGTGGCTCaggctgtttttattattttgttaaccccctttctttcttgtttccttctttcaCTCGCCCTCCCTGGCCGGCTCCCCGTCGGTGCGCCTTCCACGTTCCCTGGCCAGAAGTGAGAGAGTGCTGGGCGGCCGGAGTGCGGCCGCCTTTTCAATGGGACACCCAGCCCCCACACGCTGCCCTGGCCCCGCCTCCGCCCCCAACTCCCGCTGCTGCAGCGAGCGGCTGCAGCCCCCACTCCCCCCTCCTCTtacctccccctcccacccactcccTAAACTCCCCTCCCCCCGCGCGTTGCCTGCACTCGCTCCTTGCAAACTCTCCATTCAGCCGGGTTTGTTGTTGCAGTGCGTGCGCCTGGCGCGTGCCGGACTCCGGGCTGAATAAACAGGCGGCGCGCTCAGGGCGGGCTGTAGCCGGGGGTGGCTCTAGAAAGGGGGGGCCGGCGTCGCAGGAGGGGCCAATGACTCTGCGAATTGGGGTGTATGGGTAGAAAGGTTTGGGGTGAAGTGCCTTGATATTATCCTAAGAACTTGGAGCACAGCGCGGGGTAGAGTTTGGGCAGAGAAAGTGGCACAGGGGTGGTGCGTAGGTTAGGGGGAAGTGGGGCTCCATTTTCCCAGTTTTCTTCTCCCCACTATCATTCTCTTGGACGTCTTCGCTGTCCTTAGGAGCTGAGGCAAATTTGAGGAATTGGAGCTCAGGGACATAGAGGGAGCTTCGTCCAGGGCAGTGGGAGAAGTACTGGACAAGGTTAAGACTTGGGTTCTAGTTCCAACGCGCCCTCTCACTAAGTCTGTGGCCTTGGTAAGTGAtatcctccctgagcctcagtttcctcatctgtagcaACAGAAGATTAGATTAGATGGTCCATAATGTTCTTTCCTGCTCTAAAAATTACGGATGTGTTCCCCACAACTGAGGAAGGGTGGAGACGGAGGCTAGGAGAAGGGAGTCTAGAGCTTTGACGGTGGTTGCTATCAGCACTGTAGATGGGTGTATATGGTAGGGACACCGGGCAACCCAATCCCCAAGACCtactatcagcctgtagcatcgCTCTCCTCCCCGCCCCCAACCAGGGGATTATTTTCGGACCTGCTGGGGTAGGGATGGGATGCACAAAGAGTGGAGCGCTCTGGGAGAGTCTGGAGAAAAGAAGCTAGGACCGGGGGTGAAGGGTGATGGAGATTGGGGAGTCGGAGGAGCGTCCTTGGTGGTTCAGCGGCGCCGCAGACACCTAGGCGGCCTTGGCGCAGCCTCGATCCCGCCCCAGGCGTGTGCCCGGCGGGCCGGTGGCAGGCGACTGGGAGCTGAGCCCGGCGGGGCCGCGTGCTGGCGCCGCGAGGGAGGGGGAGGCGTTTGCAGCCTTTGCTCGGCCTCTTGGACAGCTCCCGCCCAGGCGCcctccctgggccctgggccctgggccttgGCTCTCGCTGTCCGGCTTCGG
Above is a window of Choloepus didactylus isolate mChoDid1 chromosome 8, mChoDid1.pri, whole genome shotgun sequence DNA encoding:
- the ASCL1 gene encoding LOW QUALITY PROTEIN: achaete-scute homolog 1 (The sequence of the model RefSeq protein was modified relative to this genomic sequence to represent the inferred CDS: inserted 2 bases in 1 codon) — its product is MESSAKMESGGAGQQPQPQPQQPFLQPAACFFATAAAAAAAAAAAAAQXSAQQQQQATAAEPATEGQPSGGGHKSAPKQVKRQRSSSPELMRCKRRLNFSGFGYSLPQQQPAAVARRNERERNRVKLVNLGFATLREHVPNGAANKKMSKVETLRSAVEYIRALQQLLDEHDAVSAAFQAGVLSPTISPNYSNDMNSMAGSPVSSYSSDEGSYDPLSPEEQELLDFTNWF